The Saccharomyces paradoxus chromosome XV, complete sequence DNA window TTGCAGGGCCAGAAAACATGTTTTGTGTCACTTTTTTCTGTATTAATCAACGCTTTTTCCTTGAAAATCTCACCATAATTATGACATCATTAAAAAGAGAACATTAACGTGGAGGCtaaagcaaaaataattCAGAATATACTTCAATATTGTTAATTTATTATCGAACTTGTCGCGAATTAACTAAATGTGCAGGACTAACGACTATCAGCATTGCAATAATGTAcaattatttatattatcCTATATCAATAACGTAGATCTCTATTTATGTTaaattttctcattttccCCGTCCTAATCACTATCACTCGATTCATCATCGTCGCTTTCACTGGTGTTTTCCTCGTATACAATCTCGGAACCATTGTCTTCTTTCACTTCAGGTAGGTCTAGTTCCCTGTGGCTCTCCTTGTTTTCGGTAGAAACTTCGTCATCAAATACAATCTTCTTGTTTGAAACTATAGGTAAACTTTCAGCTTGGGAACGGGAGCTGTTATAGCCGTTACCTTCTTCATCGGCATCGCTTATTAATGTACCATCCACAGAAACAACTCTTCCTGTAGTATGAACATTTCTCACCGTGAACCTCAATTTACCGTCAATAGGTTCACCATTGGAGTCTACCCAGTGACCTAAAGATCTATtaccaaaggaaaatttgCCCAGACTATTGCTTCCACCGTTGCTGTCcttattttcttcgttattattgttaccATTATCTTCATCTGCGTTCACCACGTCGGCATCTTCTTCCATGTCGTTATGGACAAAGGTCCAATCCATAGGgatattattctttttgataCTGGCATTAAACGCATCATGAATCAAAAGACCAATATGTGAAGCGGATTGAATGAAAATGTAACCTTCTAAAACATCTCCAACTTGTGGCTGCCAAACGTACAGATTTACGTGGCACCAAGTAAAACCGAAAGGGGTATCTGGTGtaatttttattaatttttctgaTGCATCAACTTTGCTTAAAGGATCAGCATCAAGAATCTTCAAACCTTCATAACCTAGGACAACACCTCCAACTTTGTTATTATATTTCATTACTAATGGGTTCAAGTGCTGCTTCATGATACCTTGCAAGGGATTTTCTAGATACATTGGTGCCAAAGAAACATAGAGAGCGATGGGAACACGCACTATACAGTTGGAAGTTCCATCTTTCTCATCAATTGGGTTTGTAACCTGTTTTTTGTGTTTCTTGATGAATCCTACGGCTTCGCGGTTCTCGTTGGCTCTTTTTACTTGTGACATGATTCACTTCCGTCTCTTATATTTCCACTAGTATTTTATATAAGCAAAACAACGAGGGAGCCTAGAACGTTAGTTCTTTCGGCTCTATCTTATTGTAAACCTCCACCACATTATCCTACTAGCGATGCCATTAGTATTTCATTgcagaaaaattttttttcaaaacaccCATACACCCGCATCGGTATTTTGTCATTCCCTGACGACAGTAATATTTGCCGTCAAGAAAGCATACAAAGGCGGCACTTAGAAGTAGGTAAGGATTCTGCCAAGTTTCCCAGGACAAAAATATATCCATTACTGCATCTTGATTAATGGGAACTTACCTTCGCAGTTGACTTCAACTTTacaagaacaaaacatATCCACGTCGTAATCCTTGTCCGCTTTCGGAAGAGCCCAGGAATCATACCTTTCACCGTGTCAGATCTCTCTAACTTCTCTTATAATTAAAATTAGTTAACTTAGAAATCATGGAGAGTGGATGTAAGGCGTTGCGCTTTCATATAATTAGCATGCTTATTTTTCTTAGTTAGCTCCTATTATTACCCGTTTTCTTCGGTAATATTTtatagtgaaaaatttttggtaaaaaaaaaaaaaaaagaaaaatttttttatttcaaatCTCATCGCATCTCTTAGAAAGGTTTCTTATGCTTACTTAAACTCTTCGTCAAAAGCAAAGATACCGCGCTAATAATTCTGGTCTTAGGTATCCATTAACTATACAGTTGAACGTTATCctttttctgctttttttttgccgTACTTCGATTATAAATAAagcaagaaataaaaatggatATTTCTAAACCGGTTGGTTCTGAAATCACATCCGTTGATTTCGGGATCCTAACAGCTAAAGAGATTAGAAATCTATCAGCAAAGCAAATTACCAATCCAACGGTTTTAGATAACTTGGGTCATCCAGTATCGGGCGGTTTATATGACTTAGCCTTAGGTGCATTCTTAAGGAATTTGTGTTCAACTTGTGGTttggatgaaaaattttgtccTGGTCACCAAGGTCACATTGAATTACCTGTCCCTTGTTATAATCCATTGTTCTTTAATCagttatatatttatttgagAGCATCATGTTTATTCTGTCATCACTTCCGTTTGAAGTCAGTGGAGGTTCATCGTTACGCATGTAAGTTGAGATTGTTGCAATACGGTTTGATAGACGAATCTTACAAATTAGACGAAATAACTTTGGGCTCTCTTAATAGCAGTATATACACTGGCGATGAAGCTATTGAAGATAATGAGGATGAAATGGATGGTGAAGAAAGTAAGCAATCAAAGGATATTTCCTCCACTCTTTTAAGTGAACTGAAAAGTAAGCGTTCAGAGTTTGTTGACATGGCCATTGCTAAAGCTCTGTCAGACGGTAGAACCACTGAGAGAGGCTCTTTCACCGCTACTGTAAATgatgaaagaaagaaattggtCCACGAATTTCACAAGAAGCTATTATCCAGAGGTAAGTGTGATAATTGTGGTATGTTTTCACCAAAATTCAGAAAGGATGGTTTTAcaaaaatctttgaaactgccttgaatgaaaaacaaattACAAACAATAGGGTAAAAGGCTTCATTCGTCAAGATATGATTAAGAAGCAAAAGCAAGCTAAGAAATTGGATGGTTCTGGCGACCAATCTacaaatgatgaagagagTTTTGACGTTGGTAGGAATCCTACTGCTAGACCAAGGACCGGTTCAACATATATCTTATCTACTGAAgtgaagaatattttggaCACTGTTTTCAGGAAAGAGCAACGTGTTTTACAATATGTTTTTCACTCGAGACCTAatttatcaagaaaattagTCAAGGCAgactctttttttatggATGTCATTGTGGTTCCACCAACTAGATTCCGTTTGCCTTCTAAGCTTGGTGAAGAAGTTCATGAAAATTCTCAAAACCAGTTGTTGTCAAAGGTTCTTACTACGTCATTATTGATTAGGGACTTAAATGATGATTTATCTAAGCTACAAAAGGACAAAGTTTCTCTGGAAGATAGAAGAGTGATTTTCAGTAGATTAATGAATGCCTTTGTTACTATTCAAAACGATGTCAATGCTTTTATCGATTCTACCAAAGCACAAGGTAGAACCAGTGGTAAGGTTCCAATTCCTGGTGTTAAACAAGCTctggaaaagaaggaaggTCTATTTAGAAAACATATGATGGGTAAGCGTGTTAACTACGCTGCTCGTTCTGTTATTTCTCCAGACCCAAATATTGAAACTAACGAAATTGGTGTCCCACCTGTTTTTGCTGTTAAGTTGACTTACCCAGAACCGGTGACGGCTTATAACATAGCAGAGTTGCGTCAAGCTGTTATTAATGGTCCTGATAAATGGCCAGGTGCCACTCAGATACAGAATGAAGATGGttctttggtttctttGATCGGTATGTCTGTGGAGCAACGTAAGGCATTAGCTAACCAACTGTTAACACCATCTTCAAACGTTTCTACTCACACTTTGAACAAAAAGGTTTATCGTCACATCAAGAACAGAGACGTTGTCTTGATGAATCGTCAACCGACCTTACATAAAGCTTCCATGATGGGTCATAAAGTTAGGGTGTTACCCAACGAAAAGACTTTGAGATTACATTATGCGAATACAGGTGCTTATAATGCAGATTTCGATGGTGATGAGATGAATATGCATTTCCcacaaaatgaaaatgctaGAGCAGAAGCACTAAATTTAGCAAATACTGATTCTCAATACTTGACACCAACCTCCGGTTCTCCAGTTAGAGGTTTGATTCAAGACCATATTTCTGCTGGTGTTTGGCTGACAAGTAAAGACAGTTTCTTCACCAGAGAACAATATCAGCAATATATTTACGGTTGCATCCGTCCCGAGGACGGTCATACCACAAGATCTAAGATTGTTACCTTGCCTCCAACCATCTTCAAGCCATATCCATTATGGACAGGTAAACAAATCATCACAACAGTGTTGCTAAACGTTACCCCTCCAGATATGCCTGGTATCAATTTAATATCTAAAAATAAGATCAAGAACGAATATTGGGGTAAAGGATCTCTGGAAAACGAAGTTCTCTTCAAAGACGGTGCGTTGCTATGCGGTATTTTAGATAAGTCACAATACGGTGCCTCCAAGTATGGTATTGTTCACTCATTGCACGAAGTTTACGGCCCAGAAGTCGCTGCGAAAGTCTTGTCTGTTTTGGGTAGACTATTTACCAATTATATTACTGCTACAGCATTCACTTGTGGTATGGACGACTTGCGTTTAACAGCAGAGGGTAACAAATGGAGGACCGACATTTTGAAGACATCTGTTGATACTGGTCGTCAAGCCGCTGCAGAAGTCACTAATTTAGATAAAGATACACCAGCAGATGACCTAGAGTTATTAAAGAGGCTACAAGAAATACTACgtgataataataagtcaGGTATTCTTGATGCTGTTACATCCTCCAAGGTCAATGCCATTACTTCTCAAGTCGTCTCCAAATGTGTTCCAGATGGTACTATGAAAAAGTTCCCATATAATTCCATGCAAGCTATGGCGCTTTCTGGTGCTAAAGGTTCTAACGTTAATGTTTCTCAAATTATGTGTTTGTTGGGTCAACAAGCTTTAGAGGGTAGAAGAGTGCCAGTAATGGTTAGTGGTAAAACTTTGCCTTCTTTCAAACCTTACGAAACAGATGCCATGGCTGGTGGTTATGTGAAGGGTCGTTTCTACTCTGGTATAAAACCACAGGAGTATTATTTCCATTGTATGGCTGGTCGTGAAGGTTTAATTGATACTGCCGTCAAGACATCTAGATCCGGTTACTTGCAGCGTTGTCTGACAAAACAATTAGAGGGTGTGCACGTATCTTACGATAACAGTATAAGAGACGCAGATGGTACTTTGGTGCAGTTCATGTATGGTGGTGATGCCATCGACATCACCAAGGAGTCTCATATGACTCAATTCGAGTTCTGCTTGGAAAATTACTATGCAttattaaagaaatataaCCCATCAGCACTAATTGAACATTTGGATGTTGAATCGGCCTTGAAGTACTCCAAAAAGACTTTGAAATATAGAAAGAAGCATAGCAAGGAGCCTCATTACAATCAGTCTATAAAATATGATCCTGTTTTAGCCAAGTATAATCCTGCGAAGTATTTGGGTTCTGTTTCTGAGAACTTCCAAGATAAATTGGAGTCTTTCTTGGACAAGAACACcaaattgttcaaatcAGCAGATGGTGTTaacgaaaagaaattcagGGCCCTGATGCAATTGAAATATATGCGTTCTCTAATTAATCCAGGTGAAGCTGTTGGTATTATTGCTTCGCAGTCTGTGGGTGAACCCTCGACACAAATGACATTAAATACTTTCCACTTTGCTGGTCACGGTGCCGCTAATGTGACATTGGGTATTCCTCGTTTAAGAGAAATCGTTATGACTGCTTCTGCGGCTATTAAAACTCCACAAATGACTTTGCCTATTTGGAATGATGTTTCTGATGAGCAAGCTGACACTTTCTGTAAGTCTATTTCGAAAGTTCTATTATCTGAAGTGATAGATAGGGTGATAGTCACTGAAACTACTGGTACTTCAAATACCGCTGGTGGAAGTGCCGCTCGTTCGTATGTTATTCATATGAGATTTTTTGACAACAAGGAATACAGTGAAGAATACGATgtttccaaagaagaattacAAAATGTTATATCTAACCAATTTATACATTTGCTAGAAGCTGCTATTGTAAAGGAAattaaaaaacaaaagagaaCTACTGGACCAGACGTTGGTGTTGCAGTACCAAGACTACAAACAGATGTTACAAGCAGCTCTTCCAACTCTAAAAGAttggaagaagataatgatgaagaacaaaGTCATAAGAAGACTAAGCAAGCAGTTTCGTATGATGAGCCAGATGaggatgaaattgaaactaTGAgagaagctgaaaaatcttctgatgaagaaggtgtTGATTCCGATAAAGAAAGTGATTCTGACTCtgatgaggatgaagacGTTGACATGAATGAACAAATCAATAAGAATATTGTGGAGgctaataataatatgagCAAAGTGCAACGTGATCGTCAATCAGCTATTATTTCTCATCATAGATTCATCACCAAATACAATTTCGATGATGAGTCGGGTAAATGGTGTGAATTTAAGCTAGAATTAGCAGCCGATACAGAAAAGTTGTTGATGGTTAACATTGTCGAAGAAATTTGTAGGAAGTCTATCATCAGACAAATTCCTCATATTGATCGTTGTGTCCATCCAGAACCTGAAAACGGAAAACGTGTTCTTGTCACAGAAGGTGTTAATTTCCAAGCCATGTGGGATCAAGAGGCATTTATTGACGTTGATGGTATTACATCCAATGATGTTGCCGCTGTGTTGAAAACGTACGGTGTAGAAGCTGCTAGAAATACCATTGTGAATGAAATCAATAATGTTTTCTCTCGTTATGCtatttctgtttctttCCGTCATTTAGACCTTATTGCTGATATGATGACCAGGCAAGGTACTTACCTGGCCTTTAACAGACAAGGTATGGAAACATCTACTTCATCGTTTATGAAAATGTCCTATGAAACCACATGTCAGTTCTTGACCAAAGCTGTTCTAGATAATGAGCGTGAGCAATTAGATAGTCCTTCTGCTAGAATTGTGGTTGGTAAATTGAACAATGTTGGTACGGGTTCATTCGATGTGTTGGCAAAGGTTCCAAATGCTGCTTAGAAATAGGTGAAAGGTACCATAATCATTACGATTTAATATTAGTACATTGGAAAGGGAAGgccagaagaaaagagaaaagaatgcAAAGGAGTAGTGCCATTAAAAATACCCTCTTAGTTTTTTGTCTGGTCTCCTATTTCTTTGCGCGTGTGTTATGTAAATTAAGAGAGCTAGGGTATTGTTAGGTGCATCATTATTAAGCTGATATATATGCGTATAaattatacatatatagaGAGTTTTTTATACCctaaaaatttgatattgTGTTTATTTATGTTTTAGTAGTTTTCCCCCGTTACTTGCTAATATTTGTATATTCTAGGCCAGGTGCATTATAATATCAATAGTGGGCACTTTCTCATTCTGCAAAGCGTAGTAAATGGAACAGCTGATTTGCAGGAGATTGTTGGATTgttatttcaaaaatgggAATATATTTATCATGTAAACCAGATATTGAAAAGCAAGCGGTTTGGTAATAGTGTAATAAAATGGTTTGTCATTATTATGATACATAATTAAGGAGCCTGTCAATGCTTATGCATTtatctatatatacatatatatacatttataagaaaaaaattttgaaggtGTTCTTAGTGTCATTTAATAGTGTTATGGTTCGTTAGGTGCGGACATTGATTTagtcttcttcttcgtgACGCTAATCGCAGCGAGCCCTTTTAGGTCTCTCTGCTGAGCAGAAGGGGTTTTGTCTCGGTTGTGGTAGCTTTGAG harbors:
- the RPA190 gene encoding DNA-directed RNA polymerase I core subunit RPA190 (RNA polymerase I largest subunit A190~similar to YOR341W) produces the protein MDISKPVGSEITSVDFGILTAKEIRNLSAKQITNPTVLDNLGHPVSGGLYDLALGAFLRNLCSTCGLDEKFCPGHQGHIELPVPCYNPLFFNQLYIYLRASCLFCHHFRLKSVEVHRYACKLRLLQYGLIDESYKLDEITLGSLNSSIYTGDEAIEDNEDEMDGEESKQSKDISSTLLSELKSKRSEFVDMAIAKALSDGRTTERGSFTATVNDERKKLVHEFHKKLLSRGKCDNCGMFSPKFRKDGFTKIFETALNEKQITNNRVKGFIRQDMIKKQKQAKKLDGSGDQSTNDEESFDVGRNPTARPRTGSTYILSTEVKNILDTVFRKEQRVLQYVFHSRPNLSRKLVKADSFFMDVIVVPPTRFRLPSKLGEEVHENSQNQLLSKVLTTSLLIRDLNDDLSKLQKDKVSLEDRRVIFSRLMNAFVTIQNDVNAFIDSTKAQGRTSGKVPIPGVKQALEKKEGLFRKHMMGKRVNYAARSVISPDPNIETNEIGVPPVFAVKLTYPEPVTAYNIAELRQAVINGPDKWPGATQIQNEDGSLVSLIGMSVEQRKALANQLLTPSSNVSTHTLNKKVYRHIKNRDVVLMNRQPTLHKASMMGHKVRVLPNEKTLRLHYANTGAYNADFDGDEMNMHFPQNENARAEALNLANTDSQYLTPTSGSPVRGLIQDHISAGVWLTSKDSFFTREQYQQYIYGCIRPEDGHTTRSKIVTLPPTIFKPYPLWTGKQIITTVLLNVTPPDMPGINLISKNKIKNEYWGKGSLENEVLFKDGALLCGILDKSQYGASKYGIVHSLHEVYGPEVAAKVLSVLGRLFTNYITATAFTCGMDDLRLTAEGNKWRTDILKTSVDTGRQAAAEVTNLDKDTPADDLELLKRLQEILRDNNKSGILDAVTSSKVNAITSQVVSKCVPDGTMKKFPYNSMQAMALSGAKGSNVNVSQIMCLLGQQALEGRRVPVMVSGKTLPSFKPYETDAMAGGYVKGRFYSGIKPQEYYFHCMAGREGLIDTAVKTSRSGYLQRCLTKQLEGVHVSYDNSIRDADGTLVQFMYGGDAIDITKESHMTQFEFCLENYYALLKKYNPSALIEHLDVESALKYSKKTLKYRKKHSKEPHYNQSIKYDPVLAKYNPAKYLGSVSENFQDKLESFLDKNTKLFKSADGVNEKKFRALMQLKYMRSLINPGEAVGIIASQSVGEPSTQMTLNTFHFAGHGAANVTLGIPRLREIVMTASAAIKTPQMTLPIWNDVSDEQADTFCKSISKVLLSEVIDRVIVTETTGTSNTAGGSAARSYVIHMRFFDNKEYSEEYDVSKEELQNVISNQFIHLLEAAIVKEIKKQKRTTGPDVGVAVPRLQTDVTSSSSNSKRLEEDNDEEQSHKKTKQAVSYDEPDEDEIETMREAEKSSDEEGVDSDKESDSDSDEDEDVDMNEQINKNIVEANNNMSKVQRDRQSAIISHHRFITKYNFDDESGKWCEFKLELAADTEKLLMVNIVEEICRKSIIRQIPHIDRCVHPEPENGKRVLVTEGVNFQAMWDQEAFIDVDGITSNDVAAVLKTYGVEAARNTIVNEINNVFSRYAISVSFRHLDLIADMMTRQGTYLAFNRQGMETSTSSFMKMSYETTCQFLTKAVLDNEREQLDSPSARIVVGKLNNVGTGSFDVLAKVPNAA
- the RPA43 gene encoding DNA-directed RNA polymerase I subunit RPA43 (RNA polymerase I subunit A43~similar to YOR340C), which translates into the protein MSQVKRANENREAVGFIKKHKKQVTNPIDEKDGTSNCIVRVPIALYVSLAPMYLENPLQGIMKQHLNPLVMKYNNKVGGVVLGYEGLKILDADPLSKVDASEKLIKITPDTPFGFTWCHVNLYVWQPQVGDVLEGYIFIQSASHIGLLIHDAFNASIKKNNIPMDWTFVHNDMEEDADVVNADEDNGNNNNEENKDSNGGSNSLGKFSFGNRSLGHWVDSNGEPIDGKLRFTVRNVHTTGRVVSVDGTLISDADEEGNGYNSSRSQAESLPIVSNKKIVFDDEVSTENKESHRELDLPEVKEDNGSEIVYEENTSESDDDESSDSD